The candidate division KSB1 bacterium genome includes a region encoding these proteins:
- the aroE gene encoding shikimate dehydrogenase, with amino-acid sequence MKHLGLLGYPLSHSHSPAMINRLAKAKNWDCSYQPYSIEPEYLKEFISEVRHRPISGFNVTIPHKQTILSFCDEFSPEVQAIRAVNTICNHNGKLIAHNTDVFGFNYGLEQLTKEFTSIKRAVLLGAGGAARAAAFALAKMGCNKLIIASRTDHRKIEWQRDFVAIFSMTNISFCPLDQAELEKHVQDANMVVQTTPVGMFPEEDEAVSFPFHVLTQDQLVFDLIYNPPKTKFLYQAEKQGTKIQNGLTMLAAQAAKSLEIWGFEVEVEEVVESLEKVLN; translated from the coding sequence ATGAAACATCTTGGCCTCCTGGGATACCCGCTTTCGCACAGCCACTCACCGGCAATGATAAACCGTTTGGCAAAGGCTAAAAATTGGGATTGCAGCTATCAGCCATATTCTATTGAACCGGAATATTTAAAAGAATTTATTTCTGAAGTTCGTCATCGGCCAATTTCGGGATTTAATGTGACGATTCCCCACAAACAAACCATCCTTTCTTTTTGCGACGAATTTTCTCCGGAGGTGCAAGCGATTCGAGCCGTCAATACGATCTGTAACCACAATGGAAAATTAATCGCACACAACACCGATGTCTTTGGTTTTAACTATGGATTGGAGCAACTGACAAAGGAGTTCACCTCGATCAAAAGAGCGGTACTATTAGGCGCGGGTGGGGCTGCCCGTGCCGCTGCTTTCGCCCTGGCAAAAATGGGGTGCAATAAGTTAATTATCGCTTCTCGAACAGATCATCGAAAGATCGAATGGCAAAGAGATTTTGTCGCAATCTTTTCCATGACAAACATTTCATTTTGTCCGTTGGATCAAGCCGAATTAGAAAAACATGTCCAGGATGCCAATATGGTTGTACAAACGACACCCGTCGGCATGTTTCCGGAAGAAGATGAAGCAGTGTCTTTTCCATTTCATGTGCTAACTCAAGATCAATTGGTATTTGATTTGATTTATAATCCGCCGAAAACAAAATTTCTTTACCAGGCAGAAAAACAAGGCACAAAGATTCAAAATGGATTGACTATGCTGGCTGCGCAAGCGGCAAAGTCATTGGAAATTTGGGGATTTGAAGTTGAGGTGGAGGAAGTTGTAGAATCCTTAGAAAAGGTACTTAACTAA
- the aroC gene encoding chorismate synthase — MLTYHTAGHSHGELLIGILQGFPAHVPIDEEFINKTLERRQGGYGRSKRMSIEKDRIEFVAGVWKGETTGAPIGLLIKNKASKSQDQVRPRTIPRPGHADLAGAWKYGWEHDFNPVIERSSARETAMRVAIGSICQLLLKGFGIELLGHVKQLGSVSPDIPDLNLSQMRNLVEVSPFYCCDPQADQKMKELIDSKTEEGNSLGGIVEVLVENVPPGLGGFKHLEFRLDAQIAQALMSIPSVKAVEIGEGLAGADKPGSEVHDEIKIQNGKIQRSTNNSGGIEGGMTNGQRIIVRAYHKPIPTMIRGIASIDLLDGSATKAPYIRSDVVVIPAASVVAEAMVAFILTKALLDKFGHDHFGDIRENLQKYLKRIKYYG; from the coding sequence ATGTTAACTTACCACACTGCAGGCCATTCGCATGGAGAACTTCTTATCGGAATTTTACAGGGATTCCCTGCTCATGTTCCTATCGATGAAGAATTTATCAACAAAACTTTAGAGCGCCGGCAAGGCGGTTATGGCCGCAGTAAACGCATGAGCATCGAAAAGGACAGGATTGAGTTTGTCGCTGGTGTTTGGAAAGGTGAAACAACCGGAGCGCCGATCGGCTTGCTCATAAAAAACAAAGCGAGCAAATCCCAGGATCAAGTTCGCCCACGCACTATTCCCAGGCCGGGTCACGCTGATTTGGCCGGGGCGTGGAAATATGGTTGGGAACATGACTTTAATCCGGTCATCGAACGTTCCAGCGCTCGTGAGACAGCCATGCGGGTGGCTATTGGTTCCATCTGCCAACTATTGTTAAAAGGATTTGGAATTGAACTCCTCGGCCATGTTAAACAATTGGGATCCGTGTCCCCGGATATACCCGACCTCAACCTATCCCAAATGCGCAATCTTGTCGAAGTCTCGCCATTCTATTGCTGCGATCCACAGGCTGACCAAAAGATGAAAGAGCTAATCGACAGCAAAACCGAAGAAGGCAACAGTCTCGGCGGCATTGTTGAAGTACTTGTAGAAAATGTCCCGCCTGGTTTGGGTGGGTTTAAGCATTTGGAGTTCCGCCTCGACGCGCAAATTGCCCAGGCATTGATGAGCATCCCTTCGGTTAAAGCGGTTGAAATTGGTGAGGGATTGGCAGGGGCTGATAAACCCGGTAGTGAAGTTCATGATGAAATCAAAATACAAAATGGAAAAATTCAACGAAGCACGAATAATTCCGGCGGCATAGAAGGCGGTATGACCAATGGACAGCGAATCATTGTCCGCGCCTATCACAAGCCAATCCCGACGATGATTCGCGGCATAGCGAGTATTGATTTGCTTGACGGCTCGGCCACGAAAGCGCCCTACATTCGCTCAGATGTCGTAGTGATCCCGGCAGCATCGGTTGTTGCCGAAGCAATGGTTGCATTTATTCTAACCAAAGCGCTGCTGGACAAATTTGGTCACGATCATTTTGGCGACATTCGTGAAAATTTGCAAAAGTACCTGAAAAGAATTAAATACTATGGTTGA
- the msrA gene encoding peptide-methionine (S)-S-oxide reductase MsrA: MAVTTFAAGCFWGVEAAFRDVDGVLSAEVGYTGGETENPTYQDVCSGTTGHAEVVLVEYDSGKVTYEQLLDVFWKNHDPTTLNRQGPDRGSQYRSAIFYHSPEQKEAAISSKENLGKSGSFKDPIVTEIAPASEFYRAEEYHQRYFEKHGIAHCRI; this comes from the coding sequence ATGGCAGTAACAACATTTGCAGCAGGATGTTTTTGGGGCGTTGAGGCAGCCTTCCGTGATGTGGATGGCGTCCTCTCAGCAGAAGTTGGATATACCGGCGGCGAGACAGAAAATCCGACTTATCAAGATGTATGTTCCGGCACAACAGGACATGCGGAAGTCGTCCTGGTTGAATATGATTCCGGAAAAGTGACTTATGAGCAATTGTTAGATGTCTTCTGGAAAAATCATGATCCAACCACCCTGAATCGACAAGGACCCGATAGAGGTTCTCAATACCGTTCAGCCATCTTTTATCACTCCCCGGAGCAGAAAGAGGCAGCGATTTCTTCTAAAGAAAACCTGGGCAAATCCGGTAGTTTTAAAGATCCCATCGTAACTGAAATCGCACCGGCTTCAGAATTTTATCGTGCAGAAGAATATCATCAGCGCTATTTCGAAAAGCATGGCATTGCGCATTGTCGAATTTAG
- a CDS encoding HigA family addiction module antidote protein produces MDSEKLMPIHPGEILLEEFLKPMGISQYRLAKDISVPARRINEIVQGKRAITPDTALRLSKFFGLSERFWINLQARFDLELEKDRLKNRLEKEVQVYTSA; encoded by the coding sequence ATGGATAGCGAAAAACTAATGCCAATTCATCCGGGGGAGATTTTACTTGAGGAATTCTTGAAACCTATGGGCATCAGTCAGTACAGATTGGCAAAAGATATCAGCGTACCTGCCAGGCGGATCAATGAAATTGTGCAGGGTAAACGTGCCATTACTCCGGATACTGCACTGAGACTTTCAAAGTTCTTTGGCCTGTCGGAAAGGTTCTGGATTAACTTACAGGCAAGATTTGATCTCGAACTCGAAAAGGATAGACTCAAAAATCGCCTGGAAAAAGAAGTTCAAGTTTATACTTCAGCATAG
- a CDS encoding ATP-dependent helicase, producing MEILLAGPGTGKTTKVKTIIREDYAHANKILVLSFTNATINDLKKSFKDFKNVDCYTLHSYALKINHLPRLHVLDDFSEVPIVEQYTTKLNIPFVDLCKFLQCIRFPEMIKQCIEFVKTNSAYATENIGQLDLLIVDEFQDFNEVERELVYLLSSFANNTLILGDDDQSIYGFKDADPDGIISLYQKKDIEKIPFDNICYRCPDIIVEYCSKLIKHNQHRVEKKWKKSNRSGAIIFEQKLTQKETHEYITTEIKSIKDTTPQSSILILSPVGFYIAQLKETLDAENIEYIDFWSTIIHPELRQKIWWLKALYGKHKILFLLLLGKTLKLHTKTSFIKMLDDFFRKGFEEELLIQEITKFYPNPFSDYLSSPIPISAFFERHKDFQELKEYIDEDNIIESLNTLEKSINPSHSFKNDVVNIMSIHKSKGLQADYVFIIGLNEGIIPNMVRGIDTIEAQRRLLFVGMTRVKEKLYMVSTVEWEGKYVNRVDKTQFKYKYWKKVYYGKTTRFVGEMR from the coding sequence ATGGAAATCTTATTAGCAGGGCCAGGGACAGGCAAAACAACAAAAGTAAAAACCATAATCCGCGAAGATTATGCCCATGCTAATAAGATATTAGTTTTATCTTTTACTAATGCCACAATCAACGACTTGAAAAAAAGTTTTAAAGACTTTAAGAATGTTGATTGCTACACCCTTCATAGCTACGCGTTGAAAATCAATCACTTACCTCGCCTTCATGTCTTGGATGATTTTTCCGAGGTCCCGATAGTTGAACAATACACCACGAAGTTAAATATTCCTTTTGTTGATTTATGTAAGTTTTTACAATGTATTAGATTTCCAGAAATGATCAAACAATGCATTGAATTTGTAAAAACAAATTCAGCGTATGCAACAGAAAATATTGGTCAATTAGATTTACTAATTGTTGATGAATTCCAAGACTTCAATGAAGTTGAGCGCGAACTAGTTTATTTATTATCAAGTTTTGCAAATAATACATTAATACTAGGAGACGACGACCAATCTATATACGGATTTAAAGATGCTGATCCAGATGGAATTATTTCTTTATATCAGAAAAAAGATATCGAAAAAATTCCCTTTGATAATATCTGCTATAGATGTCCCGACATTATTGTTGAATACTGCTCAAAATTAATAAAACATAACCAACATCGAGTGGAGAAAAAATGGAAGAAGTCTAATAGAAGTGGTGCAATTATTTTTGAACAAAAATTAACTCAAAAGGAAACTCATGAATATATCACCACAGAAATCAAATCAATCAAAGACACTACACCCCAAAGTAGCATTTTAATTTTAAGTCCTGTCGGTTTCTACATTGCCCAATTAAAGGAAACTCTCGATGCTGAAAATATTGAATATATCGATTTCTGGTCTACAATAATCCATCCCGAGTTGCGCCAAAAAATTTGGTGGTTAAAAGCACTATATGGAAAACATAAAATCTTATTCTTGCTTCTTTTGGGTAAGACCTTGAAACTTCACACAAAAACATCCTTTATAAAAATGTTAGATGATTTCTTTAGAAAAGGATTCGAGGAAGAATTATTAATTCAAGAAATAACAAAATTTTACCCGAACCCTTTTTCTGATTATTTGTCAAGTCCTATTCCTATTTCAGCCTTCTTCGAGCGCCATAAAGATTTTCAAGAATTGAAGGAGTATATTGATGAAGATAATATTATCGAATCTCTAAATACTCTTGAGAAATCAATAAATCCTTCACACTCCTTCAAAAATGATGTGGTAAACATTATGTCTATTCACAAATCCAAAGGTCTTCAGGCAGACTATGTATTTATCATAGGTTTAAACGAAGGGATTATTCCAAATATGGTGCGAGGAATCGATACCATTGAAGCACAAAGACGACTATTGTTTGTAGGAATGACAAGAGTAAAAGAAAAATTATATATGGTGTCAACCGTAGAATGGGAAGGTAAATACGTCAACAGAGTAGATAAAACTCAATTTAAGTATAAGTATTGGAAAAAAGTGTATTATGGGAAAACAACCAGATTCGTAGGAGAAATGCGATAA
- a CDS encoding type II toxin-antitoxin system RelE/ParE family toxin: MHVTIIELPEYIRKVEKLLDEEERNSLIFYLSTHPKSGVIIQGSGGVRKIRWARKGRGKSGGVRVIYFFYDKETPLFMLTIFGKNEKDNLNKAERNELAKLVKILVDTHKRNKS, encoded by the coding sequence ATGCATGTTACGATCATAGAATTGCCGGAATATATTAGAAAAGTAGAGAAATTACTGGATGAAGAAGAACGGAACAGTCTTATCTTTTATCTATCGACGCATCCAAAATCAGGAGTCATTATTCAAGGAAGCGGCGGTGTTAGAAAAATAAGATGGGCACGAAAAGGACGTGGTAAAAGCGGGGGCGTGCGGGTCATATACTTTTTCTATGATAAAGAAACACCATTATTCATGCTGACCATATTCGGGAAAAATGAGAAAGATAATTTGAATAAAGCTGAACGAAATGAGTTGGCAAAATTGGTTAAAATATTGGTAGACACACATAAAAGGAACAAGTCATGA
- a CDS encoding helix-turn-helix domain-containing protein, with protein sequence MSEAFESVKKGLAEAIEFAEGKDIGAKVFKPTEIDVKKLRKKVGMTQVDFAATFGISVGTLRHWERGDRSPRGPALVLLNLVNKDAQKILNVLYG encoded by the coding sequence ATGAGCGAAGCATTTGAAAGTGTTAAAAAAGGGCTAGCTGAGGCAATAGAATTTGCTGAAGGTAAAGATATCGGCGCAAAGGTATTTAAACCTACAGAAATAGATGTAAAGAAATTGCGTAAAAAAGTAGGAATGACTCAAGTAGATTTTGCTGCAACTTTCGGAATCAGTGTCGGAACTTTGAGACATTGGGAAAGGGGAGACCGTTCACCACGAGGCCCTGCGCTGGTTTTATTAAATTTAGTCAACAAAGATGCTCAAAAGATCTTGAATGTTCTGTATGGATAA
- a CDS encoding WbqC family protein yields the protein MARKLCTLFPAYFPSLSWWQKKAASDCVVLLDSPSYSHRSHINRTNVKTVDGKKLLTVPVLRSESQSSPIGDILIDPNSNWYRTHRASLISNYRNAPYFDFYFPYLEEHYSNSWQRLIDLNLAGIKLIDNLLRWKTDTVFSSTLSTSGTREGRVMQLLSQFDCDTYVIESQAKPYFDGSILELHGYKIEEIPALETMYEQQFSGFIANLSILDLILNEGPYSVKYLKSVE from the coding sequence ATGGCTAGAAAGTTATGCACCCTTTTTCCCGCTTATTTTCCATCATTGTCCTGGTGGCAAAAAAAGGCTGCGTCTGATTGTGTGGTATTGCTGGATAGCCCATCCTATTCGCACCGCTCGCATATTAATCGCACAAATGTTAAAACCGTGGATGGCAAGAAACTGCTGACCGTGCCGGTTTTACGCTCGGAGAGCCAATCGTCGCCAATTGGTGATATTCTTATCGATCCTAATAGCAATTGGTATCGGACCCATAGGGCCAGTCTAATTTCCAATTATAGAAATGCACCATACTTCGATTTTTACTTTCCCTATTTGGAAGAACATTATTCGAATTCCTGGCAGCGATTGATCGATTTAAACCTGGCCGGCATCAAATTAATTGACAACCTGCTGCGCTGGAAAACTGACACTGTGTTTTCTTCTACGCTTTCAACCAGCGGCACCCGGGAGGGAAGAGTCATGCAGTTACTGAGTCAATTTGATTGTGATACATATGTGATAGAATCCCAGGCGAAACCTTATTTTGATGGCTCTATTCTGGAACTTCATGGCTACAAAATCGAAGAAATACCAGCTTTGGAAACCATGTACGAACAACAATTTTCCGGCTTCATTGCCAATTTGTCTATTTTGGATTTGATTCTGAATGAAGGGCCCTATTCTGTGAAGTACTTAAAATCCGTCGAATAG
- a CDS encoding D-aminoacylase, with the protein MKIPKYVFVILTVALVGCGGQKKYDVVIRNGNVYDGSGDAAYLADLAIKADTIAFIGEIEANAGKTEIDASGMAVSPGFINMLSWATTSLIEDGNSQGDIRQGVTLEVFGEGWSMGPLNEKMKEERKSSQGDIKYDIEWTTLGEYLEYLEKRGISTNIASFVGATTVRIHEIGFEDRPPTDEELQRMKDLVRQAMEEGAVGVGSSLIYPPAFYAKTDELIELCKVAAEYGGMYISHMRNEGNQLLEAVDELLTIAREANIPAEIYHLKAAGDANWPKMDQVIKKVEAAQKEGLKITADMYTYVAGATGLSATMPPWVQEGGFDAWIERLKDTNTRNRVIREMITPTDEWENLLMLAGSADKVLLVGFKSEGLKPLTGKTLAEVAEMRQKSPEETAIELVIEDSSRVEAVYFLMTEDNIKKQIALPWVAFDSDAGSLAPEGVFLKSNPHPRAYGNFARLLGKYVRDEKVIPLQEAIRRLTSFPAGNLKIKNRGLLKAGYFADVVIFDPAKIQDHATFEKPHQYSTGVHHVFVNGEQVLKDGEHTGAKPGRVVRGPGWKGWD; encoded by the coding sequence ATGAAAATACCAAAATATGTATTTGTCATACTGACAGTTGCCCTGGTGGGTTGCGGCGGTCAGAAAAAGTATGATGTTGTGATTCGTAACGGCAATGTTTATGACGGCAGTGGTGACGCTGCCTATCTCGCTGATCTGGCCATAAAAGCGGATACGATTGCGTTTATCGGTGAGATTGAAGCAAACGCCGGCAAGACGGAGATTGACGCCAGCGGTATGGCGGTCTCGCCGGGTTTTATCAATATGCTAAGCTGGGCTACAACTTCTTTGATTGAGGATGGAAATTCCCAGGGCGACATCAGGCAGGGAGTGACCCTGGAGGTTTTCGGTGAGGGTTGGTCCATGGGACCTCTGAACGAGAAGATGAAGGAGGAACGGAAAAGCAGCCAGGGAGACATAAAATACGATATCGAATGGACAACTTTGGGTGAATACCTAGAATACCTGGAAAAACGGGGAATTTCGACAAATATCGCTTCCTTTGTCGGCGCTACCACTGTTCGAATTCATGAAATTGGTTTTGAAGATCGGCCGCCTACTGATGAAGAATTGCAGCGCATGAAAGATTTGGTCCGCCAGGCGATGGAAGAAGGAGCGGTTGGAGTCGGATCTTCTCTTATTTATCCGCCGGCGTTTTATGCAAAAACCGATGAACTCATCGAGTTGTGTAAAGTGGCTGCCGAGTATGGCGGCATGTATATCTCCCACATGCGCAATGAAGGCAATCAATTGTTGGAAGCGGTCGATGAATTGCTCACCATCGCCCGGGAGGCAAATATTCCTGCTGAAATTTACCATTTGAAAGCGGCCGGTGATGCGAACTGGCCAAAGATGGATCAGGTTATCAAAAAAGTTGAGGCTGCACAAAAAGAGGGATTGAAAATTACGGCTGATATGTATACTTATGTGGCCGGCGCTACGGGTTTAAGCGCCACCATGCCGCCCTGGGTGCAGGAAGGCGGGTTTGATGCCTGGATAGAAAGATTAAAAGATACGAATACCCGCAATCGTGTAATTCGCGAAATGATCACGCCAACGGATGAATGGGAAAACCTGCTCATGCTGGCGGGATCGGCTGATAAAGTGTTGTTGGTTGGCTTCAAAAGCGAAGGTCTTAAACCCCTGACTGGCAAGACGCTTGCTGAAGTTGCCGAAATGCGGCAAAAATCACCGGAGGAAACTGCCATAGAGCTGGTTATTGAGGACAGCAGTCGTGTTGAAGCGGTCTATTTCCTGATGACAGAAGACAACATCAAAAAGCAGATCGCTTTACCGTGGGTTGCGTTCGACTCCGATGCCGGGTCTTTGGCGCCGGAAGGTGTTTTTCTGAAATCGAATCCACACCCCCGGGCATATGGCAATTTTGCCCGCCTGCTTGGCAAGTATGTGCGCGATGAAAAAGTGATACCCTTACAAGAAGCTATCCGGCGTTTGACATCCTTTCCCGCCGGGAACTTAAAAATTAAGAATAGGGGTCTGTTAAAAGCAGGCTACTTTGCTGATGTGGTTATTTTTGATCCGGCAAAAATTCAGGATCATGCGACCTTTGAGAAGCCTCATCAATACTCCACCGGTGTTCACCATGTTTTTGTCAATGGGGAACAGGTGTTAAAAGACGGTGAGCATACAGGCGCTAAACCCGGAAGAGTTGTAAGAGGTCCGGGATGGAAGGGATGGGATTAA